One genomic region from Diabrotica undecimpunctata isolate CICGRU chromosome 9, icDiaUnde3, whole genome shotgun sequence encodes:
- the LOC140450189 gene encoding uncharacterized protein, with protein sequence MCRIIMGLFFCLIFICSQISATLTTTHPTVGVIEPHGIEHSIGVIEPHGIEHVKIHNKTEIPNEKPKNEDIQHRPEVKEADFEFNVDPSTEDSHKSTAEEISKLNIKCQHLYRLLFPNKAQPFQNKPSYDQYVDDNRPIYVTTPKPQVRPTYPSTMRPSSFYITVPTVNTRGPVQSTSPIKYIRLEPVILQKTILSNGRTVYYWHKSLPTAVEFSSRSIPGENLPNEETQQANYPSGYNNPFYGYYYNPHLYGSPNNGYYYPGAQNLPLDRRPVESTTEPSTTTSTTEESSYSYGLSNFIPFYGGSSAESTTTTTTEAPTTTPTQPNKASPEDLLYAQQLKFMVPVPYEERPVWNYNPYYYYQRGTQNPYRVPFSPSYQIVRAVTVPKSEEKINERIDDVST encoded by the exons ATATTTATATGTTCCCAAATATCTGCAACTCTAACGACCACACATCCTACGGTGGGTGTTATTGAACCACATGGTATTGAACATTCGATAGGTGTTATTGAACCACATGGTATTGAACatgtaaaaatacataataaGACTGAAATACCTAACGAGAAACCTAAGAACGAAGATATTCAACACAGACCTGAAGTTAAAGAAGCTGATTTTGAATTTAACGTAGATCCCAGTACTGAAGACAGTCATAAGTCAACTGCAGAAGAAATCAGTAAACTGAACATAAAGTGCCAACACCTGTATAGATTACTTTTTCCAAACAAAGCACAGCCTTTCCAAAATAAACCTAGTTACGATCAGTATGTAGATGACAATCGACCAATATACGTTACTACTCCAAAACCACAAGTACGACCAACATATCCATCCACAATGAGACCCAGCAGTTTCTATATAACAGTACCAACTGTTAACACTAGAGGACCGGTTCAATCCACATcacctataaaatatataagacTGGAGCCAGTAATTCTACAAAAAACTATATTAAGTAATGGAAGAACTGTATATTATTGGCACAAGAGTCTACCTACAGCTGTTGAGTTTTCATCTAGGTCTATACCAGGCGAAAACCTACCAAATGAAGAAACTCAACAAGCTAATTATCCTTCTGGGTATAATAACCCCTTTTATGGATATTATTATAATCCTCACCTTTACGGGTCACCCAACAACGGCTACTATTACCCAGGAGCCCAAAATCTGCCTCTAGATAGAAGACCAGTGGAAAGCACCACTGAACCTTCAACAACTACTAGCACCACAGAAGAGAGTAGCTACAGCTATGGTTTAAGCAACTTTATTCCATTTTATG GTGGCAGTAGTGCCGAGTCTACTACAACCACTACCACAGAAGCTCCAACTACTACTCCCACTCAACCAAATAAAGCGAGTCCTGAAGATCTCTTGTACGCGCAACAACTGAAGTTTATGGTACCAGTACCATACGAAGAGAGACCAGTTTGGAACTACAATCCTTACTACTACTACCAAAGAGGAACACAAAATCCTTATCGAGTACCTTTCAGTCCATCGTATCAAATCGTCAGAGCAGTTACAGTACCCAAATCCGAAGAAAAGATAAACGAAAGAATAGATGATGTAAGtacataa